CGACATGCTGGCGTTGCGGCTGCGGGCGCTGGTCGATGCCGCGGGCGCGCTGCTGATCGTGCTGATCTCGGCCTACGTCGCCTACAACGCGATCAAGCTCGGCACGCTGACCGCGGGCCAGACCACGGGATCCGGGCTGCCGCTGGAGCTGACGTTCTATCCGATGGGCGTCGGCGCGCTGTTCATGACGGTGTTCGCAATCGATCAGCTCTGTGCAAGGCCGCTGTCCGAGATCGCCAAGGGTCTCGTTGCGATCGCCGTGGTGACCGGCCTCTATCTCGCCTGGGATGCGCTGCTGCCCGCTTCGGTGCCGTCGTCCGGCACGGTGATGCTGATCGGCTTCTTCGTCACGCTGTTCGGCGGCCTGCCGATCGGTTTTGCACTGGCGCTGGCGGCGCTGATATTCATCTGGGTGGAGGGCTCGCTGCCCGGCGTCATCTTCGCCCAGCAGATGGCGCGCGGCATCGACAACTTCGTGCTGCTCGCGATCCCCTTCTTCATCCTGGTCGGCTACCTCATGGAAGCCAACGGCATGTCGGTGCGGCTGATCGAACTGTTGCAGCGCGCGGTCGGCCGCATGCGCGGCGGCCTCAACGTCGTGATGGTCACCTCGATGGTGCTGTTCTCCGGCATCTCCGGCTCGAAGATGGCCGATGTCGCAGCCGTCGGCTCGGTGCTGATCCCGGCCGCGCGGCGCTCCCGTCAGAATCCGGGCGGCGCCGTGGCACTGCTCGCGGCCTCAGCGGTGATGGCGGAAACCATTCCGCCCTGCATCAACCTGATCATCCTCGGCTTCGTTGCGAACCTCTCGATCGGCGGATTGTTCATGGCGGGCCTGCTGCCGGCGGCCCTCATGGCTCTGGTGCTGATCGCCGTGTCGATCATCTTCGGCAAGCCGCCGGCCTCGGTTGAAGCCGAGGATCCCGAGCCGCAGATTCCGGTCTCTGGTCTCTGGAGCGGGGCGATCGCGTCCTTCGGCCTGATCTTCATGATCTTCACCGGCTTCAAGACCGGCTTTGCCACCGCGACCGAGATCTCCGCCTTCGCCGCAGCCTATGCCATTCTGGTCGGCAGTCTCGTGTTCCGCGAGCTCACTTTGAAAGCCGCCGCGCATAGTTTTGTGCAGGCCGCGACACGCGCCGGGCTGGTACTGTTCATCGTCGCGGCTGCGCAGTCGCTCGCCTTCACGCTGACCTTGCAGCAGGTGCCGCACGCGGTTGGCGACTTCATGCTGGCCCTGTCGAAGACCTCTGGCGTCTGGCTGTTCATGCTGCTCGCGATCCTCGTCCTGATCGTGATGGGTTCGGTACTGGAGGGCGCCGCCGCGCTGATCATCTTCGGACCGCTGCTGCTCCCCGTCGCGGTGCAGCTCGGCATCGACCCCCTGCATTTCGGCGTGGTGCTGGTCATCGCAATGGGCATCGGCCTGTTCGCGCCGCCGCTCGGGCTCGGTCTTTACGGCGCCTGCCTGATCGGCAATGTGCCGATCGAGCGGACGGTGAAGCCGATCACGGGCTATCTGGGCCTGCTGATGCTCTGCCTGCTCGTGATTGCCTTCGTGCCGTCGATCTCGACCGCGCTGCCGCGCGCATTCGGTTATTAGACCGTGATGGGGGGATTGTGCTTGATTACCGCGAAGGAGGTGCGCTCCCTCTACCGCTTGCGGGGGAGGGCTGGGGTGGGGGTGCTTCCGCGATGGAGATACTCCGAGTGCGGAGAGAACCCCCACCCGGCGCTTCGCGCCGACCTCCCCGCAAGCGGGAGAGGTTGAAAGAGCCCGCGGCCCAATCGATTTCAAAATGTTCCGCTCTGAAGGAGTTTTCGCCGTGAAGGTTCTGCTGGCCCATACGCCGGAGATGCGCAGGAATTATTACGGCGAGCGCAGCCTCAAAGGCTTGCAGGCGCTAGCCGAGGTGATCCTGCACGAGGGCGACCAGGCGCTTGATGCCGCCGGCCTCGTCCGCGCCGCTGAAAACGCCGACATCATCGTCGCCGATCGCATGACCGAAGGCCGCGGCGAGATCTTTGCGCAATTGCCGCGCCTCTCCGCCTTCGTTCGCTGCGCCGTCGACATCCGCAACGTCGATGTGGAGGCCGCATCAAAGGCTGGCGTGCTGGTGACGCGCGCTGGTCCCGGCTTCGTCCAGGCGGTTGCCGAGCTCGCGCTCGGCTTCATGGTCGATCTGTCGCGCGGTGTGTCGCGAACGACGGCGGATTACCAGGCGGGCCGCAAGCCTGAAGCGCGGATGGGGCGCCAGCTCGCTGGCAGCAAGCTCGGCATCATCGGCTTTGGGAGCATCGGGCGTTATCTTGCCGAGGTCGCAAAGGTGCTGCGCATGGAGGTGCTGGTCGCCGATCCCTTCGTGACCATCGACGATAGCGCGATCAGGCACGTTTCGCTCGACGAACTCCTCGCGGCATCCGACTATGTCGTCTGCCTTGCGATTGCCAA
This genomic interval from Bradyrhizobium sp. CB82 contains the following:
- a CDS encoding TRAP transporter large permease subunit, with amino-acid sequence MTAAASLSGGRRGSIPLLLRVSDATAAILLAADLVVVCISVLLRFLFNAPVEWSDDVARGLMVGSAFFGAASALARGENVGVSFFRDMLALRLRALVDAAGALLIVLISAYVAYNAIKLGTLTAGQTTGSGLPLELTFYPMGVGALFMTVFAIDQLCARPLSEIAKGLVAIAVVTGLYLAWDALLPASVPSSGTVMLIGFFVTLFGGLPIGFALALAALIFIWVEGSLPGVIFAQQMARGIDNFVLLAIPFFILVGYLMEANGMSVRLIELLQRAVGRMRGGLNVVMVTSMVLFSGISGSKMADVAAVGSVLIPAARRSRQNPGGAVALLAASAVMAETIPPCINLIILGFVANLSIGGLFMAGLLPAALMALVLIAVSIIFGKPPASVEAEDPEPQIPVSGLWSGAIASFGLIFMIFTGFKTGFATATEISAFAAAYAILVGSLVFRELTLKAAAHSFVQAATRAGLVLFIVAAAQSLAFTLTLQQVPHAVGDFMLALSKTSGVWLFMLLAILVLIVMGSVLEGAAALIIFGPLLLPVAVQLGIDPLHFGVVLVIAMGIGLFAPPLGLGLYGACLIGNVPIERTVKPITGYLGLLMLCLLVIAFVPSISTALPRAFGY
- a CDS encoding hydroxyacid dehydrogenase, with the translated sequence MKVLLAHTPEMRRNYYGERSLKGLQALAEVILHEGDQALDAAGLVRAAENADIIVADRMTEGRGEIFAQLPRLSAFVRCAVDIRNVDVEAASKAGVLVTRAGPGFVQAVAELALGFMVDLSRGVSRTTADYQAGRKPEARMGRQLAGSKLGIIGFGSIGRYLAEVAKVLRMEVLVADPFVTIDDSAIRHVSLDELLAASDYVVCLAIANEQTENLIGAAALARMQRHAVFINLSRGNLVDEAALAAALRERRIAGAAMDVGRAADQMPTPELARLPGVVATPHVGGLTPQAIEYQSLETVRQVETIIKGEVPPGAVNAESWTRRPRRAP